The Polaribacter sp. MED152 region CAAATCAATATCATAATAAGTAATCATAGCCTCATCATAATTAGGTTCAGTTGTTGTAAAAATAATTTCAATATCGTTTGTAGTTGCTTCTTCTTGAGCAGCAATATCAGCAGCAGTTAATTCATCACAAGTACAACTGCAAGAATATAAAATGGCTAACATAAAAACGGCTACTATTTTCTTCATAATTGTGATGTTTACTTTTATAAAAATTTAATTTTTAATACTACAATATTAGTTAATTTTGCGCTAACTAAAAACTTACAGTTATTAAACCTTTTAAATTTAAACAATTTACAATTCACCAAGACAAAACTGCTATGAAAGTGGGCACAGATGGTGTGCTTCTTGGAGCTTGGTGTACCATTAAAGATGAGGTAGATTCTATACTCGATATTGGTTCTGGTACAGGAATTCTCGGTTTAATGATGGCTCAACGTTCCGAAGCATTTACAATTGACGCTGTAGAAATAGATGAAGCTGCATACGAACAAACCGTAGAGAATTTTGAAGGTTCAGATTGGGGAGACCGATTGTTTTGTTATCACTCTAACTTTATAGATTTTGCAGATGAAATTGTAGAAGAAGAGGAAAGCTATGATCTCGTAATTTCTAATCCTCCTTTTTATTCTGATGAATTTGAAACGGAGGATGATTCTAGAAATAAAGCAAGATTT contains the following coding sequences:
- a CDS encoding tRNA1(Val) (adenine(37)-N6)-methyltransferase; this encodes MKVGTDGVLLGAWCTIKDEVDSILDIGSGTGILGLMMAQRSEAFTIDAVEIDEAAYEQTVENFEGSDWGDRLFCYHSNFIDFADEIVEEEESYDLVISNPPFYSDEFETEDDSRNKARFTSSLSFNDLLKNVAKILSDDGQFSTIIPRKEEAIFIDLAKSYDLHVNRICHVRGNETSEVKRSLLEFSFQEKDVDYQELTIETERHKYTEPYIALTKAFYLKM